The sequence agaTATGACTCGACCCCTTGCACATTATTGGATAGCGTCATCGCACAACACGTATGTAAggtttaaagtaataatacatATGTTGTAACGATTCAATCTACAGAGTATGATTTCCTAGATATTTGATGGGAGATCAGATTAGCAGCGAAAGTAGTTGTCAGGCATATGTGCGTGCGCTAAGAGCCGGATGTAGATGTATAGAACTTGATTGTTGGGATGGTCCAGATGGAATGCCATTTATATTTCATGGACACACTCTTAccactaaaattaaattcttagaCGTTATCAAGATCATCAAGGAGCATGCTTTTGCTACATCTGAGTGAGttagaaagaataaaaaagaaaaaatacatagatTATCTACAtaggtataattttttattgctttgtCTTCTCACAGATATCctgttattttatctattgAGGATAATTGCACTTTACCTCAACAACGTAAAATGGCAACGACTATGCAAGAGGTATTTGGTGACATGTTGTTAGTCCAACCTATTGACAAGAATGAAACTTGTCTACCTTCGCCATATGCATTacgtagaaaaattttgttaaaacacAAGAAACTTCCTGAGGGTGTTGATGAATCCTCGTTTCTTATTCGAAATGATGAAAGCAGACAAGAAATGGATCTTAGAAATACcataaaaaatggaattctTTATCTAGAAGATCCTGTCGATAGAGAATGGAattctcatttttttgtactgacacaacaaaaattgttttatacagATACGTTTTCAAGAGCACAAGAAACTGAACACGATGACGATGAGGAAAGTGGCGTTCGGAGATCGTTAGATGTATGCACATTTTGTATACCAAGTACAACATTAATatgaaagagcgagagaggggagagaaagggagggagggagggagagggagaagaaaggagggaggggggagagagagaatacgAATTGCTAATTAATCTATTATGAATGAAGTGTggtttgtaataaatatgaatatgttatatatgctTATGTCTgttgattttttctttaaataacatttatatttatatagcattatatttaaataacatttgttgtaattttaaaagggTGCGCCAAATAACGAATTACACTTTGGGGAAAAATGGTTTCACGGAAAGTTAGCAAGAGGGCGAGAGGAGGCTGAAGAATTATTACAGCATTATTCCTATCTTGGAGATGGTACATTTCTAGTACGACAATGTGTTACATTTGTGGGTGATTACTGTTTATCGTTTTGGCGTAAAGGAAAGGTGAACCATTGTCGTATCAAACTGAAGCAAGAAATGGGTCAAACACAGTATTATCTCATTGATACCAATTGTTTTGACAGTCTTTACAGTTTAATTACTCATTATCGTAATCATCCACTTAGAAGCCAAGTGAGTACAAAAAGgaacaaaatataagaaaatattttatattgtctgaatcaaaagagaataaaaatattttcttaaaaataaaacttattcttaatttatattatattatattatattatataatttaatttatattatattcttaatttatattataaatcttaaaaataacaaagtatATGATTACATGTCTTTAATGTACAGGAATTTCTAATTACGTTACAAGAACCAGTGCCTCAGCCAAATAAACATGAGGAAAAAGAATGGTGGCATCCCGAATGTACTCGAATTGCAGCAGAAGAGATGCTAAAGCGTATACCTACAGATGGTGCATTTTTAGTAAGACCTAGTGAAAGAGAAAGTAATTGCTATGCAATTTCATTTaggtatgtttttttttaaataatttttttttagctttctgtattaaattatagagacaaatataatctcttttttacacacacacacacacacacacacgtatgtatgtatatgtatatgtatatgtagagcggaaaagaagataaagcactgtaaaataaaacttgaagGAAGACTCTACACCACTGGGACTGTAGAATTTGAAAGTTTAGTTGAATTAGTCAATTATTACGAACGGCATCCattgtttaaaaagattaaattaagttatccTGTTAATCAGGACATTATCAGAAGAATGGGTTTGGTatgtatttacaattatttttgcacttttcttcgaatataaatagaatacataattatatatctaaatcTCGTACTGaagaaaacaaagaatattataacatttccttttctttatatttttttctttaggaTAATGATGATGGATCTGTTTACGGCATCCCTGGTTATATGGATCCTACAAGTTTTACATCAAAAGTAAGCTTTCCAAGACCATACAAATACAACtaattcatattaattaatttctataacgTTGTAaagtaatatagaaatattgtatatgtacaCTAAGTGGCTGTATTTGTCTATAAATGTATTGatgtatcaaattattttaaaggttACTGTTAAAGctatttatgattataaagCTAGAAGAGAGGACGAATTGACGTTGGTTAAGCATGCTATAATTACTAATGTTAATCCGCAAAGTGGAGGATGGTGGAGAGGAGATTATGGTGGCAAGAAACAACATTGGTTTCCTGCTAATTATGTAGAACAAATTGATCAACAAGAAACTCAAGGAGATGTAAGTTTTGAGttgtatatttacatacatgtaaaaataataaaaagttataattaatgtaaaaaacaatgttatgcgatgtataagtatataatatatatcggatgtaatttaagaatttttttagtcATCCGATTCTATGATGCTTGGTAACTTGCAAAAAGGTTCGTTGGATATAATGGGTGCTGTGGTAGAATTAACAGTTGGAGAAAGACCAGGTTTGGAATGGATCTTAAGAATACAAAATCCTAGTATGTGTTCAGTATTTGAAATCGCAACACCTTCAAAAGATACTGCATTAGAATGGATGTCAAGTATTAAAGAGACTGCACAAAATGCAAGTGTTAGggtaaatatgtaatttttttatataaaattaaacatttaatttttaaaaagaggctgtttgaaagaaaattgtgCATTCTGTATGTTTTTGTTAAAGGAAAGTCAACACAAAGAGATGGAAAGGGCATGGAGAATAGCCAAGGAAATGTCTAATCTTATCGTATATTGTAGATCAGTTGCATTTAACATAGAACGAATAAGAACTAAGGGATTTACGTTTAATGAAATGAGTAGTTTTCCTGAAACAAAGGCTGAAAAGTTAATATGTcaacaagaaaataaattttttataaaatatcatcaGGTAATGTATCTGATTCAAGGAGAGAGTCTCTCTCTATTTGTGcgagctcgcgcgcgcgcgtatgtgtgtgtgtttgaaTACATTGGaatgtttaaaatgtaaatcagaataaatatataagtaaattatttttctttataggTTCAATTCAGTAGAGTTTATCCAAAGGGGCAACGTATCGATTCAAGTAATTTTAATCCTGTACCAATGTGGAATTCTGGTTGTCAAATGGTGGCTTTGAACTACCAGACTGGAGATAAATCAATGCAATTGAATCAAGCTAAATTTAAAGAGAATGGAAATTGTGGCTATTTATTGAAACCAGAATTCATGTTTAGACACGACTTCAATCCATATGACAAAAATACATTGCATGGAGTTGAATCGCTCAAGATtagcttaaaaattattggagcGAGACATTTAATGAGATCAGGAAGAGGCACTGCCAGTCCATCCGTCGAGATCGAAATTGTAGGCGCAGATTTTGATTCAGGGACGAAATTAACAACAAGGACAATACGTAAGTATCTACatttcaattacaaaaattataattttgttaaacatCATTACATTACTTAACGAACATAATTCTTACGTTAGAGGATAATGGATTTAATCCAATGTGGAATGAGACATGTGAATTTGAAATATCTAATCCATATTTTGCTCTTATACGATTTTTGGTGCAAGACGAAGATATGTTTGGCGATAGCAATTTCATAGGACAAGCTACTTATCCAGTGAGTATTTAATCGTTATTTGAAAACGTTTATGTTTAACGTTATTTaagagttttttttcttacttatgatttttatttccaatttaattcattttgttCAGGTACGCTGTTTAAGAACAGGATATCGAAGTGTTCCATTAAAAAACATGTACAGCGAAGATCTTGAGCTTGCTTCCTTATTAGtacacattaatattacaattttatcggTAATAAGAAATTCCATTCAAAGTTATTCacattatattgatatttttaaattaaaaattttatggtttaataaaattttattttaataatttttttatatacaggtACATAATGCATGACATAAATTAACAAAGATGAAAATCtgtgttataatatattaaagttgtaAACTagtaaatttactaaattaaagAGATGAAGGGTAAGTATTTAAGGTAAATGTCTTATTGATCGGACATGTATTATATCTGGacatttatacaaaaacttattattaatctcaaatactattatttaatagtatttcaaattgtaatttttaaatattaaagattataagtgaattttaatgttatgataaaaaaaatagtatttgacattagtaataatattttcgtgAGGTGTCAGGACACATTGTTAGATAATTCTGTTGTGTGTACGCACACGTGTATGTGGAGTATAATCATGTATTGTCTATTTATTTCAGATGATGTAGTTATTGTAAGTGGAAATCAAAAAAATACTAcacaattgcataaaattgaCAGATCAGATTACATTATTAGAAGACTATACATTTATGTTGAATTTTGAcgaattgtgtgtgtgtgtgtgtgtgtgtgtgtgtgtgtgtgtgtgtgtgtgtgtgtgtgtgtgtgtgtgtgtgtgtgtgtgtgtgtgtgtgtgtaattgcAACAATTTGTtggaagtaaaaatatttctataattgcAGTAGGaaacaaagataaataagtaatctaaataaatattcttgtgttaaaaaaagagtagaattaaaatttagaacaatTAGTCAAAAAATAGACATGACATAATTTTGTTGCGCGTgcgcaataataatttatgctgTTAATGATATACCAATTTGTCTTTGAAAAATGGCTCTACATATCATATAACGACTgaataatttcttcttataaattttaatttatcataagcattatattttatacttatatatagtATCTGTTAAtactttacttttaatttgaaataaaagaaatgattGTGTGCGttgaagtaaatatataagtgaaaaattttaaattcggACTTTGCATCACAATATCTCCACTCGTAGGGCATGTagagtaaaaagaaaaacagttttcttatacaaatcaAACCCAAACTTTCGATTGAGCCTGGTTAGAACTTGATCGATTTAGTTGTTATTGAGCTCTGATAATCTCAGGTGCTCGCAAGTTGTGTACTCCCGTATAATACACGGGGTGACCTCGCCCTGCtcgttcacttggcgcgagacacTGCTGTCTCTtgataacgaaaaaaaaaagaaatgtaataaacaGCACAAGAGTACACTATAATTGAGAATCTCATATGCACATTACACAGATGTGTAACATAATTGCCTTTAACATGAATATAGGCTCTTCCCTATTTAAATTGCGTTTTTAACAAAGTTACCGCGCTATATTACGTGGattctatattatatgaatGCCTGCTTCTatgttgataaaataaatatagcgAGCAATAATTGTAACCAAAGTGATATTGTATATTTGCATGGAGTAAGAGTAGAGGAGGACGATCTTCATAGCGTGCGAGTAGCAAAAGTGACCCCGTTTTTAGACTCCTAAATTTTATGTAGTAAGTTTTGCTTTGTTACAAATACGACTAAgcatatcaaaataaatagttCTGCAGAACATGTGTTACGGATATCATAGGTAACTGATAAAGAGAATAAAGAAGTTTATagatatattgaatatatatgttGTATGTATAATAGTATGCGTAcagaatatagaaaataaatttctatgtgtttatttcttttactttacaTATGAAAGATGTAACATCGATTGAAGATAAAGACAAaaaacagtaataataatgataatgtatatagaaatatgtattcTAAGTTATATTGTAGACAGCTTCTTATAAAGTTTTCTGCAAGTATTCATCAAACAGGAATACAGAAAGAGATGCGTCATGCGTGTCTTTCAGCATATTCTTGAGGTCGTTCGAATAACCTGCTAGCTGTCTCACACGGTCGGTCAACGACCCCATGAAATGTTCTTCGATATAATGAGCAACAGCCGCATCATCTTTGGTATGATGCTGCGTTTGCGTGTGAATGCGTAATGCTTCGTTGGCAAGATGCTTCTGACTGTCGAGTGCTTTAGCCAGACTATTCAATTCGGTCAGTTCCACTACTGTGACATCACTGCTACTATCCTTTGCCTACAAACAATAACATTGATCGATGTGTCTTTCTTACTATAAGGAGGAGCCGTTCTGCTggctgaaaaataaatatatgatactTACGGTTTCCACAGCGACTTCACGTGGAAGCTGATTCATGTCCATTGTACCACCACGCTGTGcgatatatttaatcaaatctaTCGCGTCTTCCCACAATTTGTCTGAAAGTTTGCGGTACAATCCCTTGAACCCATCTCGATTAGCCTCGTAGTTTCCGAAATGCGTTGACATCAGAAGaaattcaaaacttttttcgaCATTAGCGCTTGCAAACTCTCGTAAATCAGTCTGAAGCGCATCGAAATGTCCGTATTTAGCATTGCAGTGCGGTATTAATCCATTACCTGAAGCATCAataagaaagtatttttcttttgagaTTACATATTTTCGAGAAATCAAAAAATCTGCATTAAAAGTGGAAATCTgagattagaaaattaaacacaaatagtacaattatatataataatatatgattcaGCAAAAAATAACTAGAAagctaatattaatattttttaactatttcatgcaaataaatatttacatacttttggGACTGGTGCTGCAGAAAGTTTCAACATCGTTGTAACAGTTTTCCGTGGAAACAGTTAGGAAAAGAACAGACAATATGCCAAAGAACAACATCTTtgctgaaataatttaatagattttaaaaaagttggaGATATATGTAGagcttataaatatttacatactagacatttacaaattctgtgttaactaaatatttgaaaatattaaaattaataaaaattatttgaattaaagaaaaatgtgcgcgcgcgcgtgtgtgtgtgtgtgtgagacaCCGCACGCGATCGTGACGTACTCGCGGCGCGGTGCGGTGCGATACAATGGTCGTGACGCAACGTAGAGTACAACAAAATGCGCAgtacattttatatgcaaaaacAAGATTAAGAATAATTCCCTTCGAGAAGTGTGAATAGTTCTTTTAGGAGTGAGAGTGTATATGTGTGCTTTATCTACATACGTGCGGAAGGGAATTATCGGAGCAAATTTGAgtgatttttctttctttcgtaCCTATCTCTCGTCGCGAACGGCGTGTGATGGAAGCAACGTGAATACTCTCGCTTCGACGTTCTTCCGAAAATGAACGTTGTTCGACGCGAAGATGAGACTGATGATGGGAGTTTTCAGTTTTTCATACAGTCATAGTCAGCTGACGGGGCGGCGCGACGCATGCGCAAGCCACGCGTCTGAGTACCGAAGACGACAAGGCGAGGGATGACGAGAGGTCTGGTGGGGACAATAAACGAAAGACGCAGGAAGCGAATCTCAACGCCCTCGCTACCCACCCGTTCAGCGCTCTGTCCgtgtctctctccctctcattACCCCGCCTTTACGGTCAAAGTGCGAATGTCGTGTATTCGTCGGACGATTGTCGTATTGTCGTTAGGTGATCGATGACCGTGAGACGCGTTTAGTCTCCTCCGTAGCCGCGCTCTCTTATCCAACTCCGACGAAGACAGCCTTCTATACCAGTGCGTATAAAGGTTGCTTCTGTAAAAAGTGAACGCAACGATCCGCAACGCACCACGCGCGTCCTATCATTCTCTTTCTCAGGATACCATAACCTGTCCGAGTTCTCTCGCCTATCTCCACGCTCGCTTTTCCCTCTACATACATATCTCCTTCCTCGATCTCTTTGTCTTTTTGCGCGTGCAAGACATCACAATGACGAGGCTGTTTTACATCCTTTTCATCATCCTGGTCTGCATCGGTGGCATCTTCGGAAACAAGTCTAAATGTAAGTTTACATGCGTAATttttctctcccccctcccctttctTTCACCTCTCCCTATGATCATCGCCGCATGTCTGACATCGACATGTCGCATGTCGGGCGATGCGTCTAACGTTATAGGCATTTTCGATGTTTTCGGAACAAGTTGACACGTTTGTATCCGACTGCGTCTCGCTGTTTCATATCCTCCTTTTTCTTGTCTCTCCGACgtagaaaaagaaatgttgaaaaaGAAACCTGTGTCCCCAAACTTGTAAATTTGTACGGGAAATGGGAGCGAGGAGGAATGCTTTGCGCTGCTCTGCACGCGAAACGATGTGACTCCGCGTAAAGCGATATGTGAACGCAATAGTTTGTTTTGATTGAGCAATCAGACCTTTGAATATCGCTCAAGCTCTTTCAATTGGCTCGCTTAATAAACTTTGGTCACTCGAATAATTCCGATGAGACCGACGAGTTCTACTTTCCATTGTTACTTCACATTCCacaataattgtatttgtataaaagtaataatgtaCATACACGCATGAATGCGATGTATACAATAGACAGATGAATTGTTTGTccttgtaaatatttcatgtttCCAGATAGacacatttaaaaacattttggcTCCTCAAATTTCCCAACTTTTCTTGATAAACATGCTTTTAGGCATAAAATtcacattacatatatattatagaatctcagaaataaattatacacatttatCGACAAAAGTGAGTGGagaatatacaattaaatataaatatataaaatatacaattccaattttttaaatttatgagacatcactttttaaatacttttaacgtATCCTAATGCAAATTCTTTATATAGTTATCAAACAcacaagatatttattttatgctataTTAAACTAAGCAAAAGCAAAATATACTTTTGATGGAAGTTGAGAAGGGTTTTTTCACTTttctaattgaatttttttttaaattgtaatatttgatacaaatttgtaattgttcataaaataaacttccaTAAACTTCCTGTATTTGAACCATTAGTTTCGTGACTGTACATGCTTAGCTAAAGTATTGgtgttgtaattttaaatcgcTTTGTTaagcatattattatatcgagttatttttcctcttgttataaaggaaataagaatataaagataGACGAAACGTGACAATCGTCGCTCTAAGAGTAGCCTTTGTTTCTTTTTGATTCATGTATATCGGATATTCGTCATTATCTGTATGCTGAGCTTTGCACAGTTTATTATGGAAgtgatgaaatatttatgactAATTATCATTTCCATCAATATAGATTAACTTTGATCTCGATTTAGTTTgcagtttttcttttctcaattcttggagaattaaaaaaagctaAAGAGTAAGTTAAACCGAGATGAAAGTTAATCCGCATTGATGAAAATAGACATTAGGCGTCGTGCGTCTAAAATTCATGATCATATATGTCgcatttgatttataatattgtatttaaagttatttttagttttagtcTCATCTGATAGTCTCGTATGGTCTCAAATGAATAGCTTTAATAGATTACAGAATCAAAATTAGAAATACATCTcaatgataaattatgtagCTGTGCAGTTATGTGGTTTGAAAGTTAACGACAAATAAATGCATTTGATCTTTGTGACACATGTGCGTCAAGGCCTTCTTCTCTCCTatctgcattatttttatgcacaGATGCCAcgattttatcaaatatcatttttatgaccCGATTCGTCATTATCGTTTTACTAAGTATAAAATGAGGAAAGCTAGAGTCGTTAGAGAAAATCATTTGCGGGAAATCGACATGACTATACTATCAACCAGCAACAGAGATAAAGAGTTATATAGTTACCCGAGTACGCAGTTGTTTTAGCTTTGTCCCCTCGtgatatctatttattatcatatgtatgtatatatgattGGCTGCGTTCAACAGAAAAAGCAGCCTTGCAaatgttgtataaaattcttcagTACGATTGGTTTTTGCTCTTAATTCCTGTGTAAACTAGTCgtgtaaaagaatttacaaTTGCAAAGAGTTGTTTTTTCTGCTGAACACAgccattattttaaatatcacatTCAGTTTACAAGTCGAGAATATCGTCGACTCGACtcaataata is a genomic window of Monomorium pharaonis isolate MP-MQ-018 unplaced genomic scaffold, ASM1337386v2 scaffold_678, whole genome shotgun sequence containing:
- the LOC105833151 gene encoding uncharacterized protein LOC105833151, with translation MLFFGILSVLFLTVSTENCYNDVETFCSTSPKSNGLIPHCNAKYGHFDALQTDLREFASANVEKSFEFLLMSTHFGNYEANRDGFKGLYRKLSDKLWEDAIDLIKYIAQRGGTMDMNQLPREVAVETAKDSSSDVTVVELTELNSLAKALDSQKHLANEALRIHTQTQHHTKDDAAVAHYIEEHFMGSLTDRVRQLAGYSNDLKNMLKDTHDASLSVFLFDEYLQKTL
- the LOC105833149 gene encoding 1-phosphatidylinositol 4,5-bisphosphate phosphodiesterase gamma-1 (The sequence of the model RefSeq protein was modified relative to this genomic sequence to represent the inferred CDS: added 58 bases not found in genome assembly), translated to MCFIFIYPTHRKQLKVSDLLSTHISSKMNGIIPEMEQIISQLERGTVVTKFFPRKRPERKTLMIRRETRQIVWSRSTTFRPFDGYVEIREVKEVRIGKQSKDFEKWPEDAKRTENLRCFVVYYGSEFRLKTLSISALSEKECELWVKGLRHLVQDTINAPYPLQVERWLRKEFYAMENSREMITLKDVKAFLPRVNCKIATNRLRELFQEVDTRNRNELGFDDFVILYHKLMFDQNNLADWHKLLNYSKTGQTVMVQEFQNFLITEQQDGLGNNELEISRFIREYLQDSQRDIQEPYFTFSEFIDFLFSKHNDIWNQKYNQVFQDMTRPLAHYWIASSHNTYLMGDQISSESSCQAYVRALRAGCRCIELDCWDGPDGMPFIFHGHTLTTKIKFLDVIKIIKEHAFATSEYPVILSIEDNCTLPQQRKMATTMQEVFGDMLLVQPIDKNETCLPSPYALRRKILLKHKKLPEGVDESSFLIRNDESRQEMDLRNTIKNGILYLEDPVDREWNSHFFVLTQQKLFYTDTFSRAQETEHDDDEESGVRRSLDGAPNNELHFGEKWFHGKLARGREEAEELLQHYSYLGDGTFLVRQCVTFVGDYCLSFWRKGKVNHCRIKLKQEMGQTQYYLIDTNCFDSLYSLITHYRNHPLRSQEFLITLQEPVPQPNKHEEKEWWHPECTRIAAEEMLKRIPTDGAFLVRPSERESNCYAISFRAEKKIKHCKIKLEGRLYTTGTVEFESLVELVNYYERHPLFKKIKLSYPVNQDIIRRMGLDNDDGSVYGIPGYMDPTSFTSKVTVKAIYDYKARREDELTLVKHAIITNVNPQSGGWWRGDYGGKKQHWFPANYVEQIDQQETQGDSSDSMMLGNLQKGSLDIMGAVVELTVGERPGLEWILRIQNPSMCSVFEIATPSKDTALEWMSSIKETAQNASVRESQHKEMERAWRIAKEMSNLIVYCRSVAFNIERIRTKGFTFNEMSSFPETKAEKLICQQENKFFIKYHQVQFSRVYPKGQRIDSSNFNPVPMWNSGCQMVALNYQTGDKSMQLNQAKFKENGNCGYLLKPEFMFRHDFNPYDKNTLHGVESLKISLKIIGARHLMRSGRGTASPSVEIEIVGADFDSGTKLTTRTIQDNGFNPMWNETCEFEISNPYFALIRFLVQDEDMFGDSNFIGQATYPVRCLRTGYRSVPLKNMYSEDLELASLLVHINITILSVHNA